From the Bombus vancouverensis nearcticus chromosome 3, iyBomVanc1_principal, whole genome shotgun sequence genome, one window contains:
- the E(bx) gene encoding nucleosome-remodeling factor subunit NURF301 E(bx) isoform X3, with translation MTGRGSKRRGRPPKSVVMERPKKFQYHLMKKPKYLQNKGSETPNSQPSTPTPSRPSSPVESEESRRSTRTRKSRGPRDRHSRKGGHSSSGAYQRRGYNPNVDYHDSEYHYGSDFGDESSEKSEVEEDLLQSDADSSESIEEPDPSSDSDFSLSSYSTTSGTPRKTLLSQQRPPSPEPLWLQNRELPPLNLPKSSDDLLVPRELVMPCLSIYEVLRHFRTLVRLSAFRFEDFCAALMCEDQTNLLAEIHIMLIKALLREEDSQQTHFGPLDQKDSVNVSLYFVDSMTWSEALRSYVESDKSFDQNILHILSTCEYPFTSVEDRIKVLQFLTDQFLITNPVREDLLHEGTLNGNMHYDDHCRVCHRLGDLLCCETCPAVFHLECVEPPLVDVPTEDWQCSTCKAHKVTGVADCIPDVEKNGSLCRQEHLGFDRHGRKYWFLARRIFVESEDAEVWYYSAPLQLEELMLCLDRNEMEVALYRELSDYKDEIVRQMELTEQITNQYKGNKKSYLEVENSLIQKLQKERQEKQEKEEEEKKEKQRQEAEEMVRRIHEGTDSLEEQLAAVTEQQETKSSEESNAKENTQKLGTENVETDGVDTNLTDGVNKDVKASISSSSSEEIDEEVLEGEEGISKIGKDGKKHTIVTRSKTGSLQPRTFNMDDLKKRSSGQLSKEELEKLDKSLKEEGDGTRLTRQKAHQIASGTHLFKLGMDNNFKSYVNQYSTNPISLNKAQRNEERDKKRHLSHKFSLTQASEFKWVGSLTGTRALLVSTLRQTILQLESSIQSSFMHTNWPLLRKPWTTAVGACVNPRDFARALIVLQACIKSVVFASVWHDQLGHVKLQRVTALEREEKKRQDKKDKKEREDEEERNRLFNFVKYTLGLKHQVWKQKGEEYRVHGQGGWLWVSASRRYRCSDISKLGLRIGPQKIMVQIKDQEGLKILALDPPTYDFLMKEYCSSKKEENDMNIKIKEEIKEEESSKDTSIDTSIKKECKEDNIKKEPIEDKQNKMETDTKTEEKTVAKTEPQQIKQETKMNLSFLAGMKIEKVYTPIKEFEEIDIIKALTTNGRLHYPKIAKKTRVDDFLARRTHLKLLEERRLIQTEKSKELLNQSTNLKADGDSEIDIENNEESDTDGADNSLQNILTGKQPKTMPTSTREMLTVIGKRIQHVKAQYANIMRFSKNTSCYSRYCNMTAPPGKITTTTQSLTSTCYSPICLQKARLKLDLIALLRKANALNNNQSTSNLSIGATIAQPQTNSKTDGNDEARDAIRKDLESAVASATHCTEETPATNVVKDVASPPIKKIKIESNGKDVSSEHVVTTTTNNIVTTTTITTTQQTIKSVDGVIQSMQESTSSQNSVTFSSEVKTSAGQKTMIVNRRGRTVQRSTMAKELNADGTERVYSTTSTEGKVYLKKVAISLADRKKKRTPVKYPLCSTFCTKNKHRSILLLPQHELRKLARVGGRIQVQGFHHMAKANMSVWPYPCPRPLFKTCWLYRTVGIKSLAAAALQLRILWACLRWDDMAAKPLSTDGKHQITTDTEIMSLEILKHRHVGQFLDKTQYLRRKVVIPLELPKQVREVTSIRSGLRKRKRPESPQSTEPQVTEEWVDEDKLELWEIKQYGDRSRSGQPQSAVGSNRNAGANSGMNDQLVSGKATPEEIKEKMEQQLRMQRAAHQQKRALETLKSPANSGSPTQVVKVTANSTHDGTVKLVSKVAIPANPNSGTKSQLTSLLTTPAQNKPFISTKRIYMAKSSLGTTKVVSGPTSILPKTQQAGNQQSLIKVSGQAGSIQQVQQRVQIIRGPDGKLQVRGLMPGQQLVQMPDGKLHVLNNSQAITTLAQTGGTTIQTKTATTTTAKVATTANCTTKTSPSKTTTNTTSQVQGVQQSQAPSQQGIQRSSATTVTIATTPTQPTKNAIVVANTGQIVQSAQVISSGGQVISGNQIVVTNANLAQQLATGKAQLTTIGGHQVVIRSTPTGNQIVHLNSTNSGIIVKNTVTPTKQVPVLQSTQSTTTATTGAQSTDATNNSTGSTTSTNETSTTTTTTANQTSNAPAPGSVEASLLAGQPPGTVIKCVTAQVIQTTQGPRIVLQGLQGADFTPQQLVMVQQQVKQQLLKAQAATGKQGVLGPTKIYLAVQPAPSSQQSIQSSTTANTPATPATKPQTAQQPVVSPPAATEPQTGTESIPELPSTATSSSPEKPKVVVQQVAQPSVTTEEESQKTNVANGQQPLQSLKEGNDSSANKFILTPDYIQQTIKNALKQENLNPEIEEKLLQLQRYQEKQMKGGVENSASNNQTHTTPTITTPRVPSRKRPAPSNIPTTTSSTNVQSITNDKDTDWAETPRKKPALKQESRETPKVQKIEPIENESSPQKRAAKLKDSQEQRRKQQVHSRMQVLLFRHKELLKKDILKKRALLEKELQIDIQKDLSAELASRTKAERHKQDEVKVGSAKRKANAQMSQQVSPPNRGGRPKKYKAQGSNTTPPGASTAAATNRIKKEKLYCLCRTPYDETKFYVGCDLCNNWFHGDCVGITEEMCKTLSEFVCTECRHARDTQELYCLCKQPYDESQFYICCDKCQDWFHGRCVGILQSEADNIDEYVCPNCQRNSSVNFANMKNLNAKDLDLLKKLIKQIQAHKSAWPFMEPVDPNEAPDYYKVIKEPMDLQTIELRINDRSYKKLSEFIGDMTKIFDNCRYYNPKESPFFKCAESLETYFVHKIKSLREKFSEGK, from the exons ATGACGGGGAGAGGGTCGAAGAGAAGGGGCCGACCTCCGAAATCGGTGGTCATGGAAAGGCCCAAAAAATTTCAATACCATCTTATGAAGAAGccaaaatatttgcaaaacaAGGGTTCGGAAACACCAAACTCACAACCAAGTACACCGACACCTTCAAGACCATCATCGCCAGTTGAAAGCGAGGAAAGCAGACGAAGTACGCGAACTCGAAAATCTCGAGGTCCCAGAGATAGACATTCACGAAAAGGTGGTCACTCAAGTTCTGGTGCATATCAACGCCGAGGTTACAACCCAAACGTTGATTATCACGATTCTGAATATCATTATGGGTCAGACTTTGGAGACGAGTCCAGTGAAAAAAGTGAAGTTGAAGAGGATCTTCTGCAAAGCGATGCAGATTCATCTGAAAGTATAGAAGAACCTGATCCCTCCAGTGACAGTGACTTTTCCCTCTCCAGTTATAGTACTACTAGTGGCACACCCCGTAAAACACTGCTTAGTCAGCAAAGGCCACCAAGTCCAGAACCATTGTGGCTTCAAAATAGGGAACTGCCGCCGTTAAATTTACCTAAATCATCTGATGATCTATTAGTCCCTAGAGAACTTGTTATGCCATGTTTATCTATTTATGAAGTATTGAGACACTTTCGTACTTTGGTACGTCTTTCAGCCTTTAGGTTTGAAGATTTCTGTGCTGCACTTATGTGCGAAGATCAAACTAATCTATTGGCTGAGATACATATTATGCTCATCAAAGCGCTTCTTAGAGAAGAAGATTCTCAGCAAACACACTTTGGTCCTCTAGATCAAAAAGACTCTGTGAATGTTAGCTTATACTTTGTGGATTCTATGACTTGGTCAGAAGCATTACGTTCTTACGTAGAAAGTGACAAGTCTTTtgatcaaaatattttacatattttatcaaCGTGcgaatatccttttacttctgttgaagataGAATCAAGGTGCTACAATTTTTGACagatcaatttttaattacaaatcCAGTAAGAGAAGACCTGCTGCATGAAGGTACACTAAATG GAAATATGCACTATGATGATCACTGTAGAGTATGTCATCGTCTGGGAGATTTATTATGTTGTGAAACTTGTCCAGCAGTGTTCCACTTAGAATGTGTTGAACCTCCATTGGTTGATGTTCCTACTGAAGATTGGCAATGTAGCACATGCAAAGCTCACAAAGTTACAGGAGTTGCTGATTGTATACCTGATGTTGAGAAAAATGGTTCACTATGTCGTCAAGAACATCTAGGATTTGATAGACATGGCAGAAAATATTGGTTTCTTGCAAGAAGAATTTTTGT TGAAAGTGAAGATGCAGAAGTTTGGTATTATAGCGCACCTTTACAGCTAGAAGAATTAATGCTTTGTTTAGACCGTAATGAAATGGAAGTTGCACTTTATAGAGAATTATCAGATTACAAAGATGAAATCGTAAGACAAATGGAACTTACAGAACAGATCACTAATCAGTACAAGGGTAACAAAAAATCATACCTAGAAGTAGAAAACA GTCTTatacaaaaattacaaaaagaaCGCCAAgagaaacaagaaaaagaagaagaggagaaaaaagaaaaacaaaggcAAGAAGCTGAAGAAATGGTACGCAGAATTCATGAAGGTACAGATTCTCTAGAAGAACAATTGGCAGCTGTCACTGAACAGCAGGAAACAAAATCGTCCGAAGAATCAAATGCAAAAGAAAATACTCAAAAACTAGGTAcggaaaatgtagaaacagATGGTGTAGATACCAATTTAACAGATGGAGTAAATAAGGATGTTAAAGCCAGTATATCATCGTCATCCTCTGAAGAAATTGATGAAGAAGTATTAGAAGGAGAAGAGGGTATTTCAAAAATTGGTAAAGATG gaaAAAAACATACTATTGTAACAAGGTCAAAAACAGGATCTTTACAACCTAGGACATTTAATATGGATGATTTAAAGAAACGTAGTAGTGGACAGTTGTcaaaggaagagttagaaaaaCTAGATAAAAGTTTGAAAGAGGAGGGAGATGGTACTAGATTAACAAGACAGAAAGCTCATCAAATAGCTTCTGGTACACATCTCTTTAAATTAGGGATGGATAACAACTTTAAATCATACGTGAATCAATACAGTACCAATCCTATTTCTCTGAATAAGGCCCAACGTAACGAAGAACGCGATAAAAAGAGGCATTTGTCACACAAATTTTCGCTTACACAGGCCTCAGAATTCAAATGGGTTGGGAGTTTGACAGGAACACGAGCTCTCTTAGTAAGCACACTTCGTCAGACAATTCTTCAACTTGAAAGTAGCATTCAATCATCATTTATGCATACTAATTGGCCTCTTTTGCGTAAACCTTGGACTACGGCGGTGGGTGCTTGCGTTAATCCCAGAGATTTTGCGCGTGCTCTTATTGTTTTACAAGCATGCATTAAATCAGTAGTGTTTGCTAGTGTATGGCATGATCAACTTGGACACGTGAAATTACAAAGAGTAACAGCCCTTGAACGAGAAGAGAAGAAGCGCCAGGATAAGAAAGATAAGAAGGAAAGAGAGGATGAAGAAGAACGTAATCGTCTGTTTAATTTTGTCAAATATACTTTGGGTTTGAAACATCAAGTATGGAAACAAAAAGGAGAAGAATATCGAGTACACGGACAAGGCGGATGGCTATGGGTATCTGCTAGTCGCCGTTACAGATGTTCTGACATCTCAAAATTGGGTCTTCGAATAGGCCCACAGAAAATTATGGTACAAATTAAAGATCAAGAAGGATTAAAAATATTAGCTTTAGATCCTCCTACATATGATTTTTTGATGAAAGAATATTGCTCttctaaaaaagaagaaaatgatatgaatattaaaataaaagaagagatTAAAGAGGAAGAATCATCAAAGGATACATCAATTGACACATCTATAAAAAAAGAGTGCAAAGAAGACAACATAAAAAAAGAACCAATTGaagataaacaaaataaaatggaaacAGATACAAAAACCGAAGAAAAAACAGTGGCAAAGACAGAACCGCAACagattaaacaggaaacaaaAATGAATTTATCAT TTTTAGCTGGTATGAAAATCGAGAAAGTTTATACACCTAtcaaagaatttgaagaaatcgATATTATTAAGGCACTAACAACTAACGGGAGGCTTCATTACCCAAAAATTGCTAAAAAGACTAGGGTCGACGATTTCTTGGCACGTAGAACACATTTAAAACTTTTAGAAGAAAGAAGATTAATACAGACT GAGAAATCAAAGGAGTTGTTAAATCAATCGACAAATCTTAAAGCAGATGGAGATTCCGAAATTGACATAGAAAATAACGAAGAAAGTGATACAGATGGAGCTGATAATTCTTTACAGAATATTCTTACTGGAAAGCAGCCTAAAACTATGCCTACATCGACCAGAGAAATGCTGACTGTAATAGGAAAGCGTATTCAACACGTTAAAGCCCAATATGCCAATATAATGAGATTTAGTAAAAATACTAGTTGTTATTCACGATATTGTAATATGACTGCACCGCCAGGAAAGATTACAACTACAACACAAAGTTTAACATCTACCTGTTATTCTCCTATATGTCTTCAAAAAGCAAGACTAAAACTCGATCTGATAGCATTGCTAAGGAAAGCTAATGCTTTAAATAATAATCAATCGACATCGAATTTATCAATTGGAGCAACTATAGCACAACCACAAACAAATTCAAAGACAGACGGAAATGATGAAGCTAGAGATGCAATCAGGAAAGATTTAGAATCCGCGGTAGCATCTGCAACTCATTGTACGGAAGAAACACCAGCTACAAATGTAGTAAAAGATGTTGCTTCGCCTCCtatcaaaaaaataaaaattgaatctAATGGTAAAGATGTCAGTTCAGAACATGTAGTGACCACTACAACTAATAATATAGTTACTACTACGACAATAACTACAACACAACAGACTATAAAATCAGTTGATGGCGTTATACAGAGTATGCAGGAAAGTACAAGTTCTCAAAATTCAGTTACATTTTCATCCGAAGTTAAAACAAGTGCAGGGCAAAAGACAATGATTGTTAATCGAAGAGGAAGAACAGTGCAAAGAAGTACAATGGCTAAGGAATTAAATGCTGATGGTACAGAAAGAGTGTACTCTACTACTTCAACCGAAGGAAAAGTTTATCTGAAGAAAGTTGCAATCTCTTTggctgatagaaaaaagaagcgCACTCCTGTTAAATACCCTTTATGTTCCACATTTTGTACAAAAAATAAACATCGTAGTATATTACTACTTCCACAACATGAATTGCGTAAATTGGCTAGAGTTGGTGGACGAATACAAGTTCAAGGTTTTCATCATATGGCCAAG GCAAATATGTCAGTATGGCCATATCCCTGCCCTAGGCCATTATTTAAGACTTGTTGGTTATACAGAACAGTTGGCATAAAATCACTGGCTGCTGCAGCTCTTCAATTAAGAATATTATGGGCATGTCTTCGTTGGGATGATATGGCTGCAAAACCATTATCTACAGATGGCAAACATCAAATTACAACTGATACGGAAATTATGTCATTAGAAATTCTTAAACACCGTCATGTTGGCCAATTTTTAGATAAGACGCAGTACTTACGTAGGAAAGTTGTTATACCTTTGGAACTTCCAAAACAAGTCAGAg aagTTACATCTATAAGAAGTGGTCTGCGAAAAAGGAAACGACCAGAATCGCCACAAAGCACCGAACCACAAGTTACAGAAGAGTGGGTTGATGAGGACAAATTGGAGCTATGGGAAATTAAACAATATGGTGATAG GAGTCGATCGGGACAACCACAATCCGCGGTTGGTTCTAACCGAAATGCAGGCGCAAATTCTGGTATGAACGATCAACTTGTTAGCGGTAAAGCAACACCTGAAGAGATTAAAGAAAAGATGGAACAGCAATTGCGCATGCAAAGAGCTGCTCATCAACAAAAGAGAGCATTAGAAACTCTAAAAAGCCCAGCCAATTCTGGTTCACCTACGCAAGTTGTAAAAGTTACAGCTAACTCCACTCATG ATGGCACAGTTAAATTGGTTTCCAAAGTTGCAATACCAGCAAATCCAAACAGTGGGACAAAATCACAACTAACTTCCCTCTTGACAACACCTGCACAGAATAAGCCTTTTATTAGTACAAAGCGTATTTATATGGCGAAAT caTCTCTTGGAACAACAAAAGTTGTTTCTGGACCTACAAGCATTTTACCGAAAACACAGCAAGCTGGAAATCAACAGTCCCTAATTAAAGTTTCCGGTCAAGCAG gTTCTATACAACAAGTTCAGCAAAGGGTACAGATTATAAGAGGCCCAGATGGAAAGCTTCAAGTTCGAGGTTTGATGCCTGGCCAACAATTAGTTCAAATGCCGGATGGAAAACTTCATGTATTAAACAATAGTCAAGCAATTACTACTCTTGCACAAACTGGTGGAACAACTATACAG ACAAAAACAGCTACAACAACTACAGCTAAAGTGGCTACGACAGCTAATTGTACAACTAAGACTAGTCCATCCAAAACAACAACAAATACAACGTCACAAGTACAAGGTGTTCAGCAGTCGCAAGCTCCATCTCAGCAAGGAATTCAACGTTCATCAGCAACCACTGTAACTATTGCCACTACTCCTACACAACCAACCAAAAATGCTATTGTAGTGGCCaatactggacaaattgtacaAAGTGCACAA GTCATATCTTCTGGTGGACAAGTTATTAGTGGAAATCAAATAGTGGTTACTAATGCTAATTTAGCTCAACAGCTTGCAACGGGTAAAGCTCAGTTAACGACAATCGGTGGTCATCAAGTGGTCATTCGTAGCACTCCGACAGGCAATCAAATTGTACATTTAAATTCGACAAACAGTGGTattattgtaaaaaataccGTAACACCAACTAAACAAG TTCCTGTACTACAATCTACTCAATCAACAACTACAGCAACAACAGGAGCACAGTCAACTGATGCAACAAATAATAGCACTGGTAGTACTACATCAACGAATGAGACATCGACCACTACTACAACTACAGCAAATCAAACTTCTAATGCTCCAGCACCTGGAAGTGTAGAAGCATCTTTATTAGCGGGTCAACCACCTGGAACTGTCATTAAATGCGTTACTGCTCAAGTTATACAAACTACTCAAGGTCCTCGTATAGTTTTACAAGGTTTGCAAGGCGCAGATTTTACTCCACAACAACTTGTAATGGTGCAGCAACAGGTCAAACAACAACTACTTAAAG CCCAAGCTGCAACAGGAAAACAAGGAGTTTTGGGACCTACTAAAATTTATTTAGCTGTTCAACCTGCACCTAGTAGTCAACAATCGATTCAAAGTTCTACAACAGCAAATACACCTGCTACACCAGCAACAAAACCACAAACTGCACAACAACCGGTTGTTTCGCCACCAGCAGCAACTG AACCTCAAACGGGAACTGAAAGCATTCCAGAGCTTCCATCGACAGCAACTTCAAGTTCTCCCGAAAAACCGAAAGTAGTTGTTCAACAAGTTGCTCAACCTAGTGTGACTACAGAAGAGGAATCGCAAAAAACAAATGTAGCTAATGGTCAGCAACCTTTGCAATCTTTAAAAGAAGGAAACGATTCCTCGgctaacaaatttattttaacgCCTGATTACATACAACAAA CCATCAAGAATGCATTGAAACAAGAAAACCTTAATCCTGAAATAGAAGAAAAGCTGCTACAACTACAACGATACCAAGAGAAGCAGATGAAAGGAGGTGTTGAAAATTCAGCAAGCAATAATCAAACTCATACCACGCCTACAATTACGACTCCACGTGTTCCATCTCGTAAAAGACCAGCACCTTCTAACATTCCAACAACGACATCATCTACGAATGTACAATCAATAACAAATGATAAAGATACAGATTGGGCAGAAACACCTAGAAAGAAGCCCGCATTAAAACAAGAAAGTCGTGAAACTCCAAA AGTACAAAAGATTGAACCAATAGAGAATGAGTCTAGCCCACAAAAAAGAGCAGCAAAGCTAAAAGACAGTCAAGAGCAACGAAGAAAGCAACAGGTTCACTCACGAATGCAAGTTTTGTTATTTAGACATAAAGAATTACTTAAAAAGGATATTCTAAAGAAGAGAGCACTGCTTGAAAAAGAATTACAGATAGATATTCag AAAGATTTATCAGCGGAATTAGCTTCGAGAACCAAGGCGGAAAGACACAAACAAGATGAGGTAAAAGTAGGAAGTGCGAAACGTAAAGCAAATGCTCAAATGTCTCAACAAGTTAGTCCGCCTAATAGAGGTGGAAGGCCAAAGAAGTATAAAGCCCAAGGAAGCAATACTACACCACCGGGCGCTTCAACCGCTGCCGCTACGAATAGAATCAAGAAAGAGAAGTTATATTGTTTATGTAGAACGCCATACGATGAAACAAA GTTTTATGTTGGATGTGATCTTTGTAACAATTGGTTCCACGGAGATTGCGTTGGAATTACAGAAGAAATGTGTAAGACACTTTCTGAGTTTGTTTGTACAGAATGTAGACATGCAAGAGATACACAGGAGTTATATTGTTTGTGTAAACAGCCTTATGACGAATCTCA ATTTTATATTTGCTGCGATAAGTGTCAAGATTGGTTCCATGGTCGATGTGTCGGTATTCTACAATCGGAAGCAGACAATATCGATGAATACGTTTGTCCAAATTGTCAACGAAATTCTTCCGTTAACTTTGCTAACATGAAAAATCTTAATGCAAAAGACCTTGATCtcctaaaaaaattaattaagcaAATACAG GCACATAAAAGTGCTTGGCCATTTATGGAACCAGTAGATCCAAATGAAGCACCAGActattataaagttataaaggAGCCGATGG ATCTGCAAACGATAGAATTGAGGATAAATGACAGATCTTACAAGAAATTAAGTGAATTTATCGGAGATATGacgaaaatatttgacaatTGTCGTTATTATAATCCGAAAGAATCACCTTTTTTTAAGTGTGCAGAATCCTTAGAAACTTATTTTGTTCATAAGATCAAAAGTTTAAGAGAGAAGTTCTCTGAAGGAAAGTAA